One Deinococcus planocerae DNA window includes the following coding sequences:
- a CDS encoding LCP family protein yields MRRRAVLLLLVLLAGLVALFSPAAPALARYGALPRKAQGPVTVLLAGVTPNYPPSPVWPYPAAPEDYSGLTDTIVLAQFRPDGTANLLSIPRDTWMNIPGWGLGKINGSNVHGGPDMLMDAVQSLTGVRVDGYALLSLHAVRSLTDAAGGVTLDVPQRMKYDDNAGGLHIDLQPGRQHLGGQQAEGFLRFRKDGLGDIGRVARQQTYLSAMVGQVKNPVNWWRLPGMVAALDANTKSNLTRAEVGALLGSALGGLKVNMHTVPGDFGGGGTWLPDRAGLQGIVREHFRDPNDPRFLTVAVVNVGAPGGSARRLKARLEELGYQDVRISDGPRADQPTTVTGRAAAAVLSDVGHGQLSDVEGVPGADVTVRLGSDTSGE; encoded by the coding sequence GTGCGCCGCCGTGCCGTCCTCCTTCTCCTGGTCCTGCTCGCCGGGCTTGTCGCCCTGTTTTCTCCCGCCGCCCCGGCCCTGGCCCGTTACGGGGCCTTGCCCCGCAAGGCGCAGGGCCCGGTGACGGTGCTTCTCGCCGGGGTCACGCCGAACTACCCGCCCAGTCCGGTGTGGCCCTACCCGGCGGCGCCCGAGGACTACAGTGGCCTGACCGATACCATCGTGCTCGCGCAGTTTCGCCCGGACGGCACGGCGAATCTGCTCTCGATTCCGCGCGACACGTGGATGAACATTCCCGGCTGGGGACTAGGCAAGATCAACGGCTCGAACGTCCACGGCGGGCCCGACATGCTGATGGACGCGGTGCAGAGCCTGACGGGCGTGCGGGTGGACGGGTACGCCCTGCTCTCCCTGCACGCCGTGCGCTCCTTGACCGACGCGGCGGGCGGCGTGACCCTCGACGTGCCGCAGCGCATGAAGTACGACGACAACGCGGGGGGGCTCCACATCGACCTGCAACCGGGGAGGCAGCACCTGGGCGGCCAGCAGGCCGAGGGCTTCTTGCGCTTCCGCAAGGACGGCCTCGGCGACATCGGGCGGGTGGCGCGGCAGCAGACGTACCTGAGCGCGATGGTGGGGCAGGTCAAGAATCCGGTCAACTGGTGGCGCCTGCCCGGCATGGTCGCCGCCCTGGACGCGAACACGAAGTCCAACCTCACGCGGGCGGAGGTCGGCGCGCTCCTCGGCTCGGCGCTCGGCGGGTTAAAGGTCAACATGCACACCGTTCCCGGCGACTTCGGCGGCGGCGGAACCTGGTTGCCCGACCGGGCGGGTCTGCAAGGCATCGTGCGCGAGCACTTCCGCGACCCGAACGATCCGCGCTTCCTGACCGTGGCCGTGGTGAACGTCGGGGCGCCCGGCGGCTCGGCCCGCCGCCTCAAGGCCCGGCTGGAGGAACTGGGCTATCAGGACGTGCGGATTTCCGACGGCCCGCGCGCCGATCAACCCACCACCGTCACCGGTAGGGCCGCCGCCGCCGTCCTGAGCGACGTGGGGCACGGGCAGCTCTCGGACGTGGAGGGCGTGCCCGGCGCGGACGTGACGGTGAGGCTGGGAAGCGATACGTCGGGGGAGTGA